In the Loxodonta africana isolate mLoxAfr1 chromosome 1, mLoxAfr1.hap2, whole genome shotgun sequence genome, one interval contains:
- the PHF1 gene encoding PHD finger protein 1 isoform X6: MAQPPRLSRSGASSLWDPASPAPTSGTRPRLWEGQDVLARWTDGLLYLGTIKKVDSAREVCLVQFEDDSQFLVLWKDISPAALPGEELLCCVCRSETVVPGNRLVSCEKCRHAYHQDCHVPRAPAPGEGEGPSPWVCRQCVFAIATKRGGALKKGPYARAMLGMKLSLPYGLKGLDWDAGHQSNRQQSYCYCGGPGEWNLKMLQCRSCLQWFHEACTQCLSKPLLYGDRFYEFECCVCRGGPEKVRRLQLRWVDVAHLVLYHLSVCCKKKYFDFDREILPFTSENWDSLLLGELSDTPKGERSSKLLSALNSHKDRFISGREIKKRKCLFGLTSPGEAPEAGARARAPEAEAEGKSGGAGATLGSAQSPRAPGAEGAGSSAEGAAAAPSGCSLPSIPLPAPQGPLGMENPQIGHPWNFTLVSPQTPLKVSPTRWLPHPPQCQLPPQVFLDAQYPLLPFAVACLLGLGEEPEVGLALATYPEGTLSGSLLGEYGRMALCSTWLSGEEGASSEQPLSAQLPIHTNRHFHTLTSPAAGMYLRR; the protein is encoded by the exons ATGGCGCAGCCCCCCCGGCTGAGCCGCTCTGGTGCCTCCTCGCTTTGGGACCCAGCTTCCCCTGCTCCCACCTCAGGCACCAGACCTCGACTCTGGGAGGGTCAAGATGTGTTGGCCAGATGGACTGATGGGCTGCTATACTTGGGGACCATCAAGAAG GTGGACAGTGCTCGGGAAGTGTGTCTGGTCCAATTTGAGGATGATTCCCAGTTTCTGGTTTTATGGAAAGACATTAGCCCTG CTGCCCTCCCTGGGGAGGAACTCCTCTGCTGTGTTTGTCGCTCTGAGACTGTGGTCCCTGGGAACAGGCTGGTCAGCTGTGAGAAGTGTCGCCATG CTTATCACCAGGACTGCCACGTTCCGAGGGCGCCAGCCCCTGGAGAGGGAGAGGGTCCATCTCCCTGGGTCTGCCGCCAGTGTGTCTTTGCCATTGCCACCAAG AGGGGGGGTGCCCTGAAAAAGGGGCCCTATGCCCGGGCCATGCTGGGCATGAAGCTCTCTCTGCCATATGGACTAAAGGGACTAGACTGGGATGCTGGACATCAGAGCAATCGGCAGCAGAGCTACTGTTATTGTGGCGGCCCTGGGGA GTGGAACCTGAAAATGCTGCAGTGCCGGAGCTGCCTGCAGTGGTTCCATGAGGCCTGTACCCAGTGTCTGAGCAAGCCCCTCCTCTATGGCGACAG GTTCTATGAGTTTGAATGCTGTGTGTGTCGGGGGGGCCCTGAGAAGGTCCGGAGGCTTCAGCTTCGCTG GGtggatgtggcccatctcgtccTGTATCACCTCAGTGTTTGCTGTAAGAAGAAATACTTTGATTTTGATCGAGAGATTCTCCCCTTCACTTCTGAGAATTGGGACAGTTTGCTCCTGGGGGAG CTGTCAGATACCCCCAAGGGAGAACGTTCTTCCAAGCTCCTCTCTGCTCTCAACAGCCACAAGGACCG TTTCATTTCAGGGAGGGAGATTAAGAAGAGGAAATGTTTGTTT GGTCTCACGTCCCCTGGGGAAGCGCCGGAGGCCGGAGCCAGAGCCAGAGCCCCTGAGGCGGAGGCAGAAGGGAAAAGTGGAGGAGCTGGGGCCACCCTCGGCAGTGCGCAATCACCCCGAGCCCCGGGAGCAGAGGGAGCGGGCTCGTCTGCAGAGGGCGCTGCAG CAGCCCCATCCGGATGTTCGCTTCCTTCCATCCCTCTGCCAGCACCGCAGGGACCTCTGGGGATGGAGAACCCCCAGATAG GTCACCCCTGGAACTTCACATTGGTTTCCCCACAGACACCCCTAAAAGTGTCCCCCACTCGATGGCTGCCTCATCCTCCTCAGTGCCAGCTCCCTCCCCAGGTCTTCCTAGACGCTCAGTACCCCCTTCTCCCCTTTGCCGTAGCTTGTCTTCTGGGACTGGGGGAGGAGCCCGAGGTGGGGCTGGCACTGGCTACCTATCCCGAGGGGACCCTGTCCGGGTCCTTGCTAGGAGAGTACGGCCGGATGGCTCTGTGCAGTACCTGGTTGAGTGGGGAGGAGGGAGCATCTTCTGAACAGCCTCTCTCTGCCCAGCTCCCCATTCACACAAACCGGCACTTTCATACCCTGACCTCACCTGCAGCTGGGATGTACCTGAGGAGGTAG